The following proteins are encoded in a genomic region of Nicotiana sylvestris chromosome 4, ASM39365v2, whole genome shotgun sequence:
- the LOC138889467 gene encoding uncharacterized mitochondrial protein AtMg00860-like — protein MVEEGIVLGHRIFKNGIEVDKAKIEVTSKLPPPTSVKGVQSFLGHMGFYRLFIKNFSKVVNPLCKLLEKDAKLHFNDDCVKSFEQLKLKLTTTPIITAPNLGLPFELMCDASDVAIQAVLG, from the coding sequence atggtcgaggaaggcatcGTCCTTGGCCATAGGATCTTCAagaatggaattgaagttgacaaggcGAAGATTGAGGTGACTTCTAAGCTTCCACCACCAACTTCGGTGAAGGGTGTGCagagtttcttaggccatatgGGTTTTTACCGGCtctttatcaaaaacttttctaaagtggTGAACCCATTGTGCAAGCTCCTTGAGAAAGATGCCAAGTTACATTTCAATGATGATTGTGTAAAGTCTTTTGAACAATTGAAGCTCAAGTTAACAACTACTCCTATTATTACTGCTCCAAATTTGGGCTTGCCatttgaactcatgtgtgatgcaagtgatgtagCGATTCAGGCTGTTTTGGGATAA